A single Arcanobacterium canis DNA region contains:
- a CDS encoding branched-chain amino acid aminotransferase: MPIPDADSLLGRFTFIEGAQADDSVVQAATEKPGFGNSFADYMARITWTPNGWGSRSVVPYGPISMDPAGSVLHYGQEIFEGLKAFRHEDGSVWTFRPTYNAARLNMSSRRLAIPELPIDDFMASIVSVVRANERWVPSQMGTSLYLRPFTFASEAFLGVRAAKKYEYMVVASPAGAYFSGGLTPINVWVDRTYHRAGPGGMGDVKTGGNYAASLLPKLVSHDAGFDEVLFLDAATNTNLDELGGMNVFVVYADGHVATPSLSGNILPGATRSSILQLLRARGVRAVEETLSLDSVLEGIRSGTISEMFACGTAAVVTPIGRLTSDDFDVYLEGGDVVQSIYDELVGIQMGRVEDRFGWCYRIC, translated from the coding sequence TTCATCGAGGGAGCGCAGGCAGATGATTCTGTCGTGCAAGCTGCGACGGAAAAACCAGGCTTTGGCAACTCCTTTGCAGATTACATGGCTCGTATTACGTGGACGCCGAATGGATGGGGGAGCCGATCGGTCGTCCCCTATGGGCCAATTTCAATGGATCCTGCAGGCTCCGTGCTTCACTACGGACAAGAGATCTTCGAAGGGTTGAAAGCATTTCGGCATGAAGATGGTTCTGTGTGGACGTTCCGGCCAACCTATAACGCAGCGCGCCTGAATATGTCCTCTCGGCGATTGGCGATCCCTGAATTGCCAATCGATGATTTTATGGCGTCGATTGTCTCAGTTGTGCGCGCGAACGAGCGCTGGGTGCCCTCGCAGATGGGAACCTCGTTGTATCTGCGTCCCTTTACCTTCGCGTCGGAAGCCTTCTTGGGAGTCCGGGCAGCGAAAAAGTATGAATATATGGTTGTTGCTTCACCGGCGGGAGCCTATTTCTCAGGAGGACTGACACCGATCAACGTGTGGGTTGATCGGACGTACCACCGAGCCGGTCCCGGAGGGATGGGCGATGTCAAGACCGGTGGAAACTATGCGGCGTCTCTTCTTCCGAAACTGGTCAGCCACGACGCAGGGTTTGATGAAGTACTCTTCCTCGACGCGGCGACGAATACCAATCTCGATGAACTCGGAGGCATGAATGTCTTCGTTGTCTATGCTGATGGACATGTTGCTACGCCGTCGCTCTCAGGAAATATCCTTCCAGGAGCGACGCGTTCATCGATTTTGCAGCTCTTGCGTGCTCGTGGAGTGCGCGCGGTTGAAGAAACTCTCTCTCTTGATTCCGTACTCGAGGGGATCCGTTCAGGCACCATTAGTGAGATGTTTGCGTGCGGAACTGCGGCTGTTGTGACACCTATTGGGCGGCTGACATCAGATGACTTCGACGTTTATCTCGAAGGTGGGGACGTTGTGCAGTCAATTTACGATGAACTTGTCGGCATCCAGATGGGACGAGTCGAAGATCGCTTCGGCTGGTGCTACCGAATTTGCTAG